Proteins encoded within one genomic window of Guyparkeria hydrothermalis:
- the prfB gene encoding peptide chain release factor 2 (programmed frameshift), whose product MAEINPIANRIDNLIERSESLRGYLNYDEKKERLEEVDRELEVPEVWNDPERAQALNKERASLVRIVDTLSAMRDGLTDSRDLLEMAGEEDDEDTIASVESDVEEFEKQVEDLEFRRMFSGDMDESNAFMDIQAGAGGTEAQDWASILLRMYLRWGEKHGFKTEITEISDGEVAGIKSATIRFEGEFAFGWLRTETGVHRLVRKSPFDSDNRRHTSFASVFVSPEVDDNIEIEINPADIRTDVYRASGAGGQHVNRTESAVRFTHLPTGVVVACQSERSQIQNRDRAMKQLKAKLYELEMQKRREEAQAVEDTKSDVGWGSQIRSYVLDQSRIKDLRTSHETGNTQAVLDGDLDPFIEASLKSGL is encoded by the exons ATGGCTGAAATCAACCCGATTGCCAACCGTATCGACAACCTCATCGAGCGCTCCGAGTCGCTCCGGGGGTATCTT AACTACGATGAGAAGAAGGAACGCCTGGAAGAAGTCGACCGCGAGCTGGAAGTCCCCGAGGTCTGGAACGACCCGGAGCGTGCCCAGGCGCTGAACAAGGAGCGTGCCTCGCTGGTGCGCATCGTCGACACGCTTTCCGCGATGCGCGACGGCCTGACCGACTCGCGTGATCTGCTCGAGATGGCCGGCGAGGAAGACGACGAGGACACCATCGCCTCGGTCGAATCCGACGTCGAGGAGTTCGAGAAGCAGGTCGAGGACCTCGAATTCCGCCGCATGTTCTCCGGCGACATGGACGAGTCCAACGCCTTCATGGACATCCAGGCCGGCGCCGGCGGCACCGAGGCGCAGGACTGGGCCTCCATCCTGCTGCGCATGTACCTGCGCTGGGGCGAGAAGCACGGCTTCAAGACCGAGATAACCGAGATCTCCGACGGCGAGGTCGCGGGCATCAAGTCGGCCACCATCCGCTTCGAGGGCGAGTTCGCCTTCGGCTGGCTGCGCACCGAGACCGGCGTGCACCGCCTGGTGCGCAAGTCGCCGTTCGACTCGGACAACCGCCGTCACACCTCGTTTGCCTCGGTGTTCGTCTCCCCCGAGGTCGACGACAACATCGAGATCGAGATCAACCCGGCGGACATCCGTACCGACGTCTACCGCGCCTCCGGCGCTGGCGGTCAGCACGTCAACCGGACGGAATCCGCGGTGCGCTTCACGCACCTCCCCACCGGCGTGGTGGTCGCCTGCCAGTCCGAGCGCTCGCAGATCCAGAACCGCGACCGCGCGATGAAGCAGCTCAAGGCGAAGCTCTACGAGCTGGAGATGCAGAAGCGCCGCGAAGAGGCCCAGGCGGTCGAGGACACCAAGTCCGACGTTGGCTGGGGCAGCCAGATCCGCTCCTACGTGCTCGACCAGAGCCGCATCAAGGACCTGCGCACCAGCCACGAGACCGGCAACACGCAGGCGGTGCTCGACGGCGACCTCGACCCGTTCATCGAGGCCAGCCTCAAGAGCGGCCTCTGA
- the lysS gene encoding lysine--tRNA ligase gives MAEQKPELDENQLIAERREKLRRLRETGNPFPNDFDRENMAGELQAEYGEHDKPWFEENTVRVAVAGRVMAKRVMGKASFLSILDQSGRIQFYVARDDVGTDVYQDFKTWDIGDIVGGEGVLFKTNKGELSVRVDSIRMLTKSLRPLPDKYHGLSDTEARYRQRYLDLVMNESARDTFRLRTRVIRFIRDYLDGHGFLEVETPMMQAIPGGASAKPFVTHHNALDMPLYLRIAPELFLKRLVVGGFERVYEINRNFRNEGLSTRHNPEFTMVEFYQAYADYNDLMNLTEDLLRRCTEEVHGGTSIEYQGDTFEFGKPFERLTVREAILRHNPDLTADDIDDEGKARAVAEKLGIPLKDSYGLGKVQIEIFEKTAEHKLHDPTFITEYPAEVSPLARRKDDDPFVTERFEFFVGGREIANGFSELNDAEDQAERFAQQVNEKEAGDEEAMHFDADYIRALEHGMPPTAGEGIGIDRLIMLLTDSASIRDVLLFPHMRPE, from the coding sequence ATGGCCGAGCAAAAGCCCGAACTCGACGAGAACCAACTGATTGCCGAGCGCCGCGAGAAGCTACGGAGGCTGCGCGAGACCGGCAACCCGTTCCCCAACGACTTCGACCGCGAGAACATGGCCGGGGAACTGCAGGCCGAGTACGGCGAGCACGACAAGCCGTGGTTCGAGGAGAACACCGTGCGCGTCGCGGTCGCCGGCCGCGTCATGGCCAAGCGGGTGATGGGCAAGGCGAGCTTCCTCTCCATCCTCGACCAGTCCGGCCGCATCCAGTTCTACGTCGCCCGCGACGACGTCGGCACCGACGTCTACCAGGACTTCAAGACCTGGGACATCGGCGACATCGTCGGCGGCGAGGGCGTGCTCTTTAAGACCAACAAGGGCGAGCTCTCCGTGCGCGTGGATTCCATCCGCATGCTCACCAAGAGCCTGCGCCCGCTGCCGGACAAGTACCACGGCCTGTCGGACACCGAGGCCCGCTATCGCCAGCGCTACCTCGATCTCGTGATGAACGAGTCGGCGCGCGACACCTTCCGCCTGCGCACCCGCGTGATCCGCTTCATCCGCGACTACCTCGACGGCCACGGCTTCCTGGAGGTCGAGACGCCGATGATGCAGGCCATCCCGGGCGGGGCGTCGGCCAAGCCGTTCGTCACCCACCACAACGCGCTCGACATGCCGCTGTACCTGCGCATCGCGCCGGAACTGTTCCTCAAGCGCCTGGTGGTCGGCGGTTTCGAGCGGGTCTACGAGATCAACCGCAACTTCCGCAACGAGGGCCTGTCCACGCGGCACAACCCCGAGTTCACCATGGTTGAGTTCTACCAGGCCTACGCCGATTACAACGACCTGATGAACCTCACCGAGGACCTGCTGCGCCGCTGCACCGAGGAGGTCCACGGCGGCACGTCGATCGAGTACCAGGGCGACACCTTCGAGTTCGGCAAGCCGTTCGAGCGCCTGACCGTCCGCGAGGCGATCCTGCGCCACAACCCGGACCTCACCGCTGACGACATCGACGACGAGGGCAAGGCGCGCGCGGTCGCCGAGAAGCTGGGCATCCCGCTCAAGGATTCCTACGGGCTCGGCAAGGTACAGATCGAGATCTTCGAGAAGACCGCCGAGCACAAGCTGCACGACCCGACCTTCATCACCGAGTACCCGGCCGAGGTCTCACCGCTGGCCCGTCGCAAGGACGACGATCCGTTCGTCACCGAGCGCTTCGAATTCTTTGTCGGCGGCCGCGAGATCGCCAACGGCTTCTCGGAGCTCAACGACGCCGAGGACCAGGCCGAGCGCTTCGCCCAGCAGGTCAACGAGAAGGAAGCCGGCGACGAGGAGGCCATGCACTTCGACGCCGACTACATCCGCGCGTTGGAGCACGGCATGCCGCCGACGGCGGGGGAGGGGATCGGTATCGATCGGCTGATCATGCTGCTGACCGACTCGGCGTCGATTCGGGATGTGCTCTTGTTTCCGCATATGCGGCCGGAATGA
- the dacB gene encoding D-alanyl-D-alanine carboxypeptidase/D-alanyl-D-alanine endopeptidase, producing MDLTRNARHNAFGRLLGFGLLSLLPLPPAAPAADSALPSAVKAELANQKLSAGNLGLWVQAVDSDTPLIAHQGDKPFNPASVMKLVTTVASLDVLGPSYQWKTEIYADSRPVNGVIDGNLYIKGYGDPWFRSEDLWNVTLRLQELGVREIQGDVILDDSYFAETDGDPGDFDNRPDRVYNALPNALLLDNRAVRISISPHGSDDSSVSTWPPNPRMALENDLNLVNKPCRSNTNRPVIDIRNPTEAAAEIQVRGTVSRECAPHQYYRVAGDPHDAFFHAFEHLFESTGGEIEGHWREGLVQSGSPKLLTHDSRPLSYYLWLMNKWSNNVMARQIMLTIGAEVKGPPGTELKSVEVIERWAADRDLDWKNAVVDNGSGLSRVARLTPKQLGDMLLSVWKSPYMAEVMATLPIAGIDGTMRKRLDRGSIRGHAHIKTGTLRDVRAGAGFMLAKSGRRYVVVMLHNEQGVQYGGGTRVQDALLNWLYENG from the coding sequence ATGGATTTGACGCGTAACGCCCGCCACAATGCCTTCGGCCGCCTGCTCGGATTCGGCCTGCTCAGCCTGCTGCCCCTTCCCCCAGCTGCCCCCGCGGCGGACTCCGCCCTGCCCTCGGCCGTCAAGGCCGAACTGGCCAACCAGAAGCTCAGTGCCGGCAACCTCGGCCTGTGGGTGCAGGCGGTCGACAGCGACACCCCGCTCATCGCGCATCAGGGCGACAAGCCGTTCAACCCGGCCTCGGTGATGAAGCTGGTCACCACGGTGGCCTCGCTGGACGTGCTCGGCCCCTCCTACCAGTGGAAAACGGAAATCTACGCCGATTCGAGGCCGGTCAACGGCGTGATCGACGGCAACCTCTACATCAAGGGCTACGGCGACCCGTGGTTCCGCAGCGAGGACCTCTGGAACGTCACCCTGCGCCTGCAGGAACTGGGCGTGCGCGAGATCCAGGGTGACGTCATCCTCGACGATTCCTACTTCGCGGAGACCGACGGCGATCCGGGCGATTTCGACAACCGCCCCGACCGGGTCTACAACGCGTTGCCCAATGCCCTGCTGCTGGACAATCGCGCGGTGCGCATCAGCATCTCGCCGCACGGCTCGGACGACTCATCGGTGAGCACCTGGCCGCCCAACCCGCGCATGGCCCTGGAAAACGACCTCAACCTGGTCAACAAGCCGTGCCGCAGCAACACCAACCGGCCGGTGATCGACATCCGCAACCCGACCGAGGCAGCCGCGGAGATCCAGGTACGCGGCACCGTCTCGCGCGAGTGTGCGCCGCACCAGTACTACCGTGTCGCCGGCGACCCGCATGATGCCTTCTTCCACGCCTTCGAGCACCTGTTCGAGTCCACCGGCGGCGAGATCGAGGGCCACTGGCGCGAGGGGCTGGTGCAGTCGGGCTCGCCCAAGCTGCTCACCCACGATTCGCGGCCGCTGTCGTACTACCTGTGGCTGATGAACAAGTGGTCCAACAACGTGATGGCGCGCCAGATCATGCTGACGATCGGCGCGGAGGTGAAGGGCCCGCCGGGCACCGAACTCAAGTCGGTGGAAGTCATCGAGCGCTGGGCCGCGGACCGCGATCTGGACTGGAAGAACGCGGTGGTCGACAACGGCTCGGGCCTGTCGCGAGTCGCCCGGCTCACGCCGAAGCAGCTGGGCGACATGCTGCTGTCGGTGTGGAAGAGCCCCTACATGGCCGAGGTGATGGCCACCCTGCCGATCGCCGGCATCGACGGCACCATGCGCAAGCGGCTCGACCGGGGCTCGATCCGCGGCCATGCGCACATCAAGACCGGTACCCTGCGCGACGTGCGCGCCGGCGCCGGCTTCATGCTGGCCAAGTCCGGGCGTCGCTACGTGGTGGTGATGCTGCACAACGAACAGGGCGTGCAGTACGGCGGCGGCACCCGGGTCCAGGACGCCCTGCTCAACTGGCTCTACGAAAACGGCTGA
- a CDS encoding Hsp20/alpha crystallin family protein, whose protein sequence is MAAIERIRDRFEQIGTSIAEGWRRLTDAAGHAVTRFTPSHRASDEEARDLDRRNVGWGLLPVEVFDQNAHIEVRLEAPGLEREDFEVEVHGDELRLAGEKRVQSRHQEGEYHVAECAYGRFARLIPLPTPVEADSAKASYRNGVLTVTLKKAGGARRRRIEIDGA, encoded by the coding sequence ATGGCAGCCATCGAGCGTATTCGCGACCGTTTCGAGCAAATCGGCACATCCATCGCAGAAGGCTGGCGCCGGCTGACCGACGCCGCCGGTCACGCGGTGACCCGCTTCACCCCGAGCCACCGGGCATCCGATGAGGAAGCCCGCGACCTCGACCGGCGCAATGTCGGCTGGGGGCTGCTGCCGGTGGAGGTCTTCGACCAGAACGCGCACATCGAGGTGCGACTCGAGGCGCCCGGGCTGGAGCGCGAGGATTTCGAGGTCGAGGTGCACGGCGACGAGTTGCGGCTTGCCGGCGAGAAACGCGTCCAGAGCCGGCATCAGGAGGGTGAATACCACGTGGCCGAATGCGCCTACGGCCGCTTCGCCCGACTGATCCCCCTCCCCACCCCGGTCGAGGCCGACTCGGCGAAGGCAAGCTATCGCAACGGGGTGCTGACGGTGACGCTGAAGAAGGCGGGCGGCGCACGCCGCCGGCGAATCGAGATCGACGGCGCCTGA